A genomic segment from Nicotiana tabacum cultivar K326 chromosome 9, ASM71507v2, whole genome shotgun sequence encodes:
- the LOC107768354 gene encoding hydroxyproline O-galactosyltransferase GALT3-like, with protein sequence MKKYRPYGRRFIIPSFFCIIFLCVLASINEIGFDNFLKVGRCALSQATISSNSSSATNFLSVNSSSLSTNNEIRILIGILTLPDQYQKRHFLRLIYGTQPPIMGAKVDIKFVFCNLTKEDQKVLVALEIMRYDDIIILNCQENMNKGKTYTYFSSLPDLFSVSDDQPYYPPYHYVMKADDDTYIRLENFVESLRTLPREDLYYGYVIPCPSMNPFVHYMSGMGYLVSWDIAEWIRDSNIPKNHLEGPEDKVFGEWLRDGHRARHRYNAKWSMYNFPEPPTRCTHELWPDTIAVHLLKNQKKWIQTLTYFNVTRDLKPSKLYHIP encoded by the coding sequence ATGAAGAAATACAGACCATATGGTCGACGTTTCATCATTCCCTCATTTTTCTGTATTATTTTCCTTTGCGTTCTAGCTTCAATCAATGAAATCGGATTTGATAACTTTTTGAAGGTTGGTAGATGTGCTTTATCACAAGCAACAATTAGTAGTAATTCTTCTTCTGCTACAAACTTTCTTAGTGTAAATTCCTCCTCCTTGTCCACCAATAACGAAATCCGAATTCTCATAGGAATTTTGACACTTCCTGATCAGTACCAAAAGCGACACTTCCTGCGTCTAATCTATGGAACACAACCTCCAATAATGGGTGCAAAAGTTGACATCAAGTTTGTGTTCTGTAATCTAACAAAAGAAGATCAAAAGGTATTAGTGGCACTTGAAATAATGCGTTACGACGATATCATCATCCTCAACTGCCAAGAAAATATGAACAAAGGTAAGACGTATACCTATTTTTCCAGCTTGCCAGATCTATTTTCAGTCTCAGATGACCAGCCATATTATCCACCTTATCATTACGTGATGAAAGCCGACGATGACACATATATAAGGCTCGAGAATTTTGTAGAATCCTTAAGGACACTGCCTAGGGAAGATTTGTACTACGGTTATGTTATTCCATGTCCTAGCATGAACCCTTTTGTGCACTACATGTCAGGCATGGGTTATTTAGTGAGTTGGGATATAGCAGAATGGATAAGAGATTCTAATATTCCTAAAAATCATTTAGAAGGGCCAGAAGATAAGGTTTTTGGAGAGTGGCTCCGAGATGGTCACCGGGCAAGACATAGGTACAATGCCAAATGGTCTATGTACAATTTTCCCGAGCCGCCGACTAGATGCACGCACGAGCTGTGGCCGGACACCATTGCTGTTCATCTTCTGAAGAACCAAAAGAAGTGGATTCAGACACTTACTTATTTCAATGTCACTAGGGATCTTAAACCATCTAAGTTGTATCATATACCATAG